A single Actinomadura algeriensis DNA region contains:
- a CDS encoding helix-turn-helix domain-containing protein has product MTELADRPTGTADLTAQPWRDVPREEAGWIRPHLPALIDAMVEGVLQHVPEYARFDDPVYVEVVRATTERGMEHFIRLIADPDASWKEMHQLYFDIGYGEAVEGRGLEHFQNALRVASRTAWRYLAREADRLKKPRELAIRLTEANFAYLDLLASAAAQGYARAREKAAGEREQRRGRLLGLLLSDPPAPRDVLVEQAALAGWPLPERIAVIVLDVPPGTGGEGPRGLSPSLLAGLDHGRTCLIVPDPDRPGGIDRLTAPLRGWTGAAGPSVPLDQAGVSLHWAHRTLDLVPGCPKTREGALLHADRHLSELLLQEGRTLAEAAARRRLAPLTAAGPHRGARLARTLLECLKHGFNATDAADALRVHPQTVRYRMAQLHDMFDFDIEDPELRLELMLLLPVWLMGADGESA; this is encoded by the coding sequence GTGACCGAGCTTGCCGATAGGCCCACCGGGACCGCCGATCTGACGGCCCAGCCCTGGCGCGACGTCCCCAGGGAAGAGGCGGGGTGGATACGCCCGCACCTGCCCGCGCTGATCGACGCCATGGTCGAGGGCGTCCTGCAGCACGTCCCCGAATACGCCCGTTTCGACGATCCCGTCTACGTGGAGGTCGTGCGGGCCACGACCGAGCGCGGGATGGAGCACTTCATCCGGCTCATCGCCGACCCCGACGCGTCCTGGAAGGAGATGCACCAGCTCTACTTCGACATCGGATACGGCGAGGCCGTCGAAGGGCGCGGGCTGGAGCACTTCCAGAACGCCCTGCGCGTCGCGTCCCGGACGGCCTGGCGGTACCTGGCGCGGGAGGCCGACCGGCTGAAGAAGCCGCGCGAGCTCGCGATCCGGCTGACCGAGGCGAACTTCGCCTACCTCGACCTGCTCGCGTCGGCCGCCGCGCAGGGCTACGCGCGGGCGCGGGAGAAGGCGGCCGGGGAGCGCGAGCAGCGGCGGGGCCGCCTGCTCGGCCTGCTGCTGTCGGACCCGCCCGCCCCGCGCGACGTCCTCGTCGAGCAGGCGGCGCTGGCCGGGTGGCCGCTGCCCGAACGGATCGCGGTCATCGTCCTGGACGTCCCGCCGGGCACCGGCGGCGAGGGCCCGCGCGGGCTGTCGCCCTCGCTGCTCGCCGGGCTCGACCACGGCCGGACCTGCCTCATCGTCCCCGACCCGGACCGCCCCGGCGGCATCGACCGGCTCACCGCCCCGCTGCGCGGCTGGACGGGCGCCGCGGGGCCGTCGGTGCCGCTCGATCAGGCGGGGGTGTCGCTGCACTGGGCGCACCGGACGCTCGACCTCGTCCCGGGCTGCCCGAAGACGCGCGAGGGCGCGCTGCTGCACGCCGACCGGCACCTGTCGGAGCTGCTGCTGCAGGAGGGCCGGACGCTCGCGGAGGCGGCGGCCCGGCGACGGCTCGCGCCCCTTACCGCCGCCGGCCCGCATCGCGGCGCCCGGCTCGCCCGCACCCTGCTCGAATGCCTCAAGCACGGGTTCAACGCGACCGACGCCGCGGACGCGCTGCGGGTGCACCCGCAGACCGTCCGGTATCGGATGGCGCAGCTCCACGACATGTTCGACTTCGACATCGAGGACCCGGAGCTGCGGCTCGAGCTGATGCTGCTGCTCCCCGTCTGGCTGATGGGCGCCGACGGAGAGAGCGCGTGA
- the selA gene encoding L-seryl-tRNA(Sec) selenium transferase, which yields MHDDTPADGAARDGRRRIPRTDALLADPRLAEAARRLGRRPVKAAVAAAQRRARAGEIPPEAVADEAAATLPPTAAALRPVINATGVLLHTNLGRAPLSAAARAAVAAASGVTDVELDLATGARARRGRSALDALRERVPAAEDAHVVGNGAAALVLAATALAGDREIIISRGELVEIGDGFRIPELLAATGARLREVGTTNRTSPDDYAAAVGPGTGFILKIHPSNFRVTGFTRSAGIAELAGLGVPVVADIGSGLLEPEPLLPDEPDAQTTLASGAGLVTASGDKLLGGPQCGIVLGRADLVRTLARHPLARALRVGKMTLAALEATLRGPAAPTTEALHADPSELRERAEKLAAALTEHGVDASAVGSAAAVGGGGAPGVVLPSAAVSLPAHCAARLRLGDPVVMGRVENGRCLLDLRAVPPEDDAALAAAVRAVHE from the coding sequence ATGCACGACGACACGCCCGCCGACGGCGCCGCGCGGGACGGGCGGCGGCGCATCCCCCGGACGGACGCCTTGCTCGCCGACCCGCGCCTCGCGGAGGCCGCGCGGCGTCTCGGCCGCCGCCCGGTGAAGGCCGCCGTGGCCGCCGCGCAGCGGCGCGCCCGCGCCGGCGAGATCCCGCCCGAGGCGGTCGCCGACGAGGCCGCCGCGACGCTCCCGCCGACCGCGGCCGCGCTCCGCCCGGTGATCAACGCGACCGGCGTCCTGCTGCACACCAACCTCGGCCGCGCGCCCCTCTCCGCGGCCGCCCGCGCCGCGGTCGCCGCCGCCTCCGGCGTCACCGACGTCGAACTCGACCTCGCCACCGGCGCCCGCGCCCGCCGCGGCCGTTCCGCGCTCGACGCGCTGCGCGAACGGGTGCCCGCCGCCGAGGACGCGCACGTCGTCGGCAACGGCGCCGCCGCGCTCGTCCTCGCCGCCACCGCCCTCGCCGGGGACCGGGAGATCATCATCAGCCGCGGCGAGCTGGTCGAGATCGGCGACGGCTTCCGCATCCCCGAACTCCTCGCCGCCACCGGCGCCCGCCTTCGCGAGGTCGGCACGACCAACCGCACCTCCCCGGACGACTACGCCGCCGCCGTCGGCCCCGGCACCGGCTTCATCCTCAAGATCCACCCGTCGAACTTCCGCGTCACCGGCTTCACCCGCTCCGCCGGGATCGCCGAACTCGCCGGGCTCGGCGTGCCCGTCGTCGCCGACATCGGCTCCGGCCTCCTCGAACCCGAACCGCTCCTGCCGGACGAACCGGACGCTCAGACGACCCTCGCGTCCGGCGCGGGCCTCGTCACCGCGAGCGGCGACAAGCTCCTCGGCGGCCCGCAGTGCGGCATCGTCCTCGGCCGCGCGGACCTCGTCCGCACGCTGGCCCGGCACCCCCTCGCCCGCGCCCTGCGCGTCGGCAAGATGACCCTCGCCGCCCTTGAGGCGACCCTCCGCGGCCCCGCCGCCCCCACCACCGAGGCCCTGCACGCCGACCCGTCCGAACTGCGCGAACGCGCCGAGAAGCTCGCCGCCGCGCTGACCGAGCACGGCGTCGACGCGTCCGCCGTCGGCAGTGCGGCCGCCGTCGGCGGCGGCGGCGCGCCCGGCGTCGTCCTGCCGAGCGCCGCGGTGTCCCTCCCCGCGCACTGCGCCGCCCGCCTCCGCCTCGGCGACCCCGTCGTCATGGGCCGCGTGGAGAACGGCCGCTGCCTCCTCGACCTCCGCGCCGTCCCCCCGGAAGACGACGCCGCCCTGGCCGCCGCCGTCCGCGCGGTCCACGAATGA
- the fdh gene encoding formate dehydrogenase, with product MGVRQWIDSWPVYRQFSDGDPLGRGASVKSGTSAKLNPRVNTAEKVVKSVCPYCAVGCGQDVYVQDGKVTQIEGDPDSPVSRGRLCPKGSASLQLTTGSAREHRVLYRRPHGTEWEELELDVAMDMIADRVIEARRHGWQWEQNGLRVRRTLGFASLGGATLDNEENYLIKKLFTALGAVQIENQARVUHSSTVPGLGTSFGRGGATTFQQDLQNADCIVVQGSNMAECHPVGFQWVMEAKARGAKVVHVDPRFTRTSALADVHVPLRAGSDIAFLGGIVNYVLENEKYFHDYVLNYSNASVLLNEEFRDTEDLDGVFSGLDAGNRTYDLRTWQYEGMQVQAASGQRDQAYEAHRQAVAESGRGEAAGSGGPGLGEGDPERDPTLQDPRCVFQVVKRHFSRYTPEMVERITGVPADRFLDVCRLVADNSGRDRTTAFAYAVGWTQHSVGVQYIRTASILQTLLGNIGRPGGGILALRGHASIQGSTDIPTLFNLLPGYIPMPHAHPDLDLDRFVEGESAKKGFWGEMRSYFVSLLKSYWGDAATEDNDYRFDYLPRLTGSHSTYETAMAQIDGVCKGYFLMGENPAVGSANAKVQRLGMANLDWLVVRDFSLIESATWWKDGPELETGELRTEDIGTEVFFLPAAAHTEKDGSFTNTQRMLQWHHRAVEPTGDARSDLWFMYHLGRRIRARLAGSTDEMDRPVLDLTWDYPTHGALDEPDAEAVLAEINGYDGDGNPLSSYTQLKADGSTSCGCWIYAGCYADGVNRPARRKPGRDQSWVAPEWGWAWPMNRRILYNRASADPDGNPWSERKALVWWDAAEGKWTGHDVPDFSADKAPDYEPPRGSTGPDALAGNDPFIMQADGKAWLYAPAGLTDGPLPAHYEPQESPFANPLYAQQHNPVRHLLRPHPANRYQPSGDAPGADVFPYVVTTYRLTEHHTAGGMSRWQPYLAELQPEFFCEVSPELAAERNLAHRGWATIVNGRNAVEARVLVTERMKPLVIDGRPLHQIGLPYHWGPNGYSKGDAANELLHLSLDPNTHIQEAKALTCDIRPGRRPRGPALLDLIRDYQRRAGITDETGTEI from the coding sequence ATGGGCGTCCGGCAGTGGATCGACTCGTGGCCCGTCTACCGCCAGTTCTCCGACGGCGACCCGCTCGGGCGCGGCGCGTCCGTCAAGAGCGGGACGAGCGCGAAGCTGAACCCGCGGGTGAACACCGCCGAGAAGGTGGTGAAGTCGGTCTGCCCGTACTGCGCGGTCGGCTGCGGCCAGGACGTGTACGTCCAGGACGGGAAGGTCACGCAGATCGAGGGCGACCCCGACTCGCCCGTCAGCCGGGGGCGGCTGTGCCCGAAGGGGTCGGCCAGCCTGCAGCTCACCACCGGGTCGGCGCGCGAGCACCGGGTCCTGTACCGGCGCCCGCACGGCACCGAGTGGGAGGAACTCGAACTCGACGTCGCGATGGACATGATCGCCGACCGGGTGATCGAGGCACGGCGGCACGGCTGGCAGTGGGAGCAGAACGGCCTGCGGGTGCGGCGCACGCTGGGGTTCGCCAGCCTCGGCGGCGCCACGCTCGACAACGAGGAGAACTACCTGATCAAGAAGCTGTTCACCGCGCTCGGCGCGGTGCAGATCGAGAATCAGGCGCGCGTTTGACACTCCTCCACCGTTCCCGGTCTGGGAACCTCGTTCGGACGCGGCGGCGCGACCACCTTCCAGCAGGACCTGCAGAACGCCGACTGCATCGTCGTCCAGGGCTCGAACATGGCCGAGTGCCATCCGGTCGGGTTCCAGTGGGTGATGGAGGCGAAGGCGCGCGGGGCGAAGGTCGTCCACGTCGACCCGCGGTTCACGCGGACGAGCGCGCTCGCGGACGTCCACGTCCCGCTGCGCGCCGGAAGTGACATCGCGTTCCTGGGCGGGATCGTCAACTACGTCCTGGAGAACGAGAAGTACTTCCACGACTACGTGCTGAACTACAGCAACGCGTCGGTGCTCCTGAACGAGGAATTCCGCGACACCGAGGACCTGGACGGCGTGTTCTCCGGCCTCGACGCGGGAAACCGCACGTACGACCTGCGGACCTGGCAGTACGAGGGCATGCAGGTGCAGGCGGCGTCCGGGCAGCGCGACCAGGCGTACGAGGCGCACCGGCAGGCGGTCGCCGAGTCCGGGCGCGGCGAGGCGGCCGGGTCGGGCGGCCCGGGGCTCGGTGAGGGCGACCCGGAGCGCGACCCGACGCTGCAGGACCCGCGGTGCGTGTTCCAGGTGGTCAAGCGGCACTTCTCCCGGTACACGCCGGAGATGGTGGAGCGGATCACCGGCGTCCCCGCCGACCGGTTCCTCGACGTGTGCCGGCTCGTCGCCGACAACTCGGGCCGCGACCGGACGACCGCGTTCGCGTACGCCGTCGGCTGGACGCAGCACTCGGTGGGCGTCCAGTACATCCGGACGGCGTCGATCCTGCAGACGCTCCTCGGCAACATCGGCCGTCCGGGCGGCGGGATCCTCGCGCTGCGCGGGCACGCCTCGATCCAGGGCTCCACCGACATCCCGACGCTGTTCAACCTGCTGCCCGGGTACATCCCGATGCCGCACGCGCACCCCGACCTGGACCTGGACCGGTTCGTCGAGGGCGAGTCGGCGAAGAAGGGCTTCTGGGGGGAGATGCGGTCGTACTTCGTGAGCCTGCTGAAGTCGTACTGGGGCGACGCGGCGACCGAGGACAACGACTACCGCTTCGACTACCTGCCGCGCCTCACCGGCTCGCACAGCACCTACGAGACGGCGATGGCGCAGATCGACGGCGTCTGCAAGGGCTACTTCCTGATGGGCGAGAACCCCGCCGTCGGCTCCGCCAACGCCAAGGTGCAGCGCCTCGGCATGGCGAACCTCGACTGGCTCGTCGTCCGCGACTTCTCGCTGATCGAGTCGGCGACGTGGTGGAAGGACGGCCCGGAGCTCGAGACCGGGGAACTGCGCACCGAGGACATCGGCACCGAGGTGTTCTTCCTGCCCGCCGCCGCGCACACCGAGAAGGACGGCAGCTTCACCAACACCCAGCGCATGCTGCAGTGGCACCACCGGGCCGTCGAGCCCACCGGGGACGCCCGCAGCGACCTGTGGTTCATGTACCACCTGGGCCGCCGCATCCGCGCGCGGCTAGCGGGCTCCACGGACGAGATGGACCGGCCCGTCCTCGACCTCACCTGGGACTACCCGACGCACGGCGCCCTCGACGAGCCCGACGCCGAGGCCGTCCTCGCCGAGATCAACGGATACGACGGCGACGGGAACCCGCTGTCGTCCTACACGCAGCTCAAGGCCGACGGGTCCACCTCGTGCGGTTGCTGGATCTACGCGGGCTGCTACGCCGACGGCGTCAACCGGCCCGCCCGGCGCAAGCCCGGCCGCGACCAGAGCTGGGTCGCACCCGAGTGGGGCTGGGCGTGGCCGATGAACCGGCGGATCCTGTACAACCGGGCGTCCGCCGACCCGGACGGAAACCCGTGGAGCGAGCGCAAGGCGCTCGTGTGGTGGGACGCCGCGGAAGGCAAGTGGACCGGCCACGACGTGCCGGACTTCTCCGCCGACAAGGCGCCCGACTACGAGCCGCCGCGCGGCTCCACCGGCCCGGACGCCCTCGCGGGCAACGACCCGTTCATCATGCAGGCCGACGGCAAGGCGTGGCTGTACGCCCCGGCCGGGCTCACCGACGGCCCCCTGCCGGCGCACTACGAGCCGCAGGAGTCGCCGTTCGCGAACCCGCTGTACGCCCAGCAGCACAATCCCGTCCGGCACCTGCTGCGGCCGCATCCGGCGAACCGGTACCAGCCGAGCGGCGACGCGCCGGGCGCCGACGTCTTCCCGTACGTGGTGACGACGTACCGTCTCACCGAGCACCACACGGCGGGCGGCATGTCCCGGTGGCAGCCCTACCTCGCCGAACTCCAGCCGGAGTTCTTCTGCGAGGTCTCGCCGGAGCTCGCCGCCGAACGGAACCTGGCGCACCGCGGCTGGGCCACGATCGTGAACGGCCGCAACGCCGTCGAGGCGCGCGTCCTCGTCACCGAACGGATGAAGCCGCTGGTGATCGATGGCCGTCCCCTGCACCAGATCGGCCTCCCCTACCACTGGGGCCCGAACGGCTACAGCAAGGGCGACGCCGCGAACGAACTCCTGCACCTCTCCCTGGACCCCAACACCCACATCCAGGAGGCGAAGGCCCTCACCTGCGACATCCGCCCGGGCCGCCGCCCGCGCGGCCCCGCGCTCCTCGACCTGATCCGCGACTACCAGCGCCGGGCGGGCATCACGGACGAGACGGGCACCGAGATCTAG
- the selD gene encoding selenide, water dikinase SelD, which produces MTVIAERLTQYAHGGGCACKIPPGELEDVVAGLTAAPRDPNGELLVGLDTGDDAAVVRMPGSPDAVVATADFFTPVVDDPYDWGRIAAANALSDVYAVGGRPLVAVNLLAWPRDVLPFDLAREVLRGGLDVAALAGCHVGGGHSVDDPEPKYGMAVTGVADPDRLLRNDTGAPGLPLTLTKPLGVGVLNNRHKATGEVFPQAVAAMTALNRDASAAALGAGARCATDVTGFGLLGHLYKLARASGVTAVVDATAVPYLDGARAAVRDGFVSGGTRRNLDWVAVHTDFGAADEETRLLLADAQTSGGLLVAGEVPGHPVIGELVPRAEHALLVR; this is translated from the coding sequence ATGACCGTCATCGCCGAACGCCTCACGCAGTACGCGCACGGCGGCGGCTGCGCCTGCAAGATCCCGCCCGGCGAACTGGAGGACGTCGTCGCCGGGCTGACCGCCGCGCCCCGCGACCCGAACGGGGAACTGCTCGTCGGGCTCGACACCGGCGACGACGCCGCGGTCGTCCGCATGCCCGGTTCCCCGGACGCGGTCGTCGCCACCGCCGACTTCTTCACCCCCGTCGTCGACGACCCCTACGACTGGGGACGCATCGCCGCCGCGAACGCCCTCTCGGACGTGTACGCCGTCGGCGGGCGCCCGCTCGTCGCCGTGAACCTGCTGGCCTGGCCGCGGGACGTCCTGCCGTTCGACCTCGCGCGGGAGGTGCTGCGCGGCGGCCTCGACGTCGCCGCGCTCGCGGGCTGCCACGTCGGCGGCGGGCACAGCGTCGACGATCCCGAACCCAAGTACGGCATGGCCGTGACGGGCGTCGCCGACCCGGACCGGCTGCTGCGCAACGACACCGGCGCCCCCGGCCTGCCGCTGACGCTGACCAAGCCGCTCGGCGTCGGCGTCCTCAACAACCGGCACAAGGCGACCGGCGAGGTGTTCCCGCAGGCCGTCGCGGCGATGACGGCGCTGAACCGGGACGCGTCCGCGGCCGCGCTCGGCGCGGGCGCCCGCTGCGCGACCGACGTCACCGGCTTCGGCCTGCTCGGCCACCTGTACAAGCTCGCCCGCGCGTCCGGCGTGACCGCCGTGGTCGACGCGACGGCCGTCCCGTACCTGGACGGCGCCCGCGCGGCCGTCCGGGACGGGTTCGTCAGCGGCGGCACCCGCCGCAACCTCGACTGGGTCGCCGTGCACACCGACTTCGGCGCCGCCGACGAGGAGACCCGCCTCCTGCTGGCCGACGCCCAGACCTCCGGCGGCCTCCTCGTCGCGGGCGAGGTCCCCGGCCACCCCGTCATCGGCGAACTGGTCCCGCGCGCCGAACACGCGCTGCTCGTCCGCTGA
- a CDS encoding fatty acyl-AMP ligase, whose protein sequence is MTDIPALDRTPLIERLARFAKDFPDDRAYTFMDYMSDPAGVATDLTWGELDRRARALAAAIRRAAEPGRRVALLAPQDHHYVAGFLGAMYARVIGVPLFSPDLPGHGDRLRAVYDDAEPDVVVTTSAALPAVRAFLAGDGVRPAEIVVADEVDASLDWTPEPIDPDDVAYLQYTSGSTRTPAGVIITHGNFATNAEQLWRTFEGIPRESTGVNWLPVFHDMGLVTTVALPLVYGNPGVIMDPVAFIMRPVRWLELLSGQEHAFTGGPNFAYEYLTAQVTDEEKAGLDLSGVQVFMNGAEPIRESTLTGFYEAFKDCGLRKEAQVCAYGLAEATVYVSASSRFQEPTRTAFDHEALRRGVADPCAADAPGAIQLLACGTSYGQHVVIVDPETGVRQADGTVGEIWVHGPNVAAGYWGRPEATRETFQAELAGTIGDLPRGPWLRTGDLGVLHAGELFVTGRIKDLVIVDGRNHYPQDVEFTVSNAHKAIRDEYTCAVAVDTGDTEGLVVIAERNRRVPIALLDTDEVAQAVRTAVKKEHDLRVHDFVLIEPGGLLRTSSGKIARSACRKAYLDGTLPRTGDA, encoded by the coding sequence ATGACCGACATCCCCGCGCTCGACCGGACGCCCCTCATCGAACGGCTCGCCCGGTTCGCCAAGGACTTCCCCGACGACCGCGCGTACACGTTCATGGACTACATGTCCGACCCGGCCGGTGTCGCCACCGACCTGACGTGGGGCGAACTCGACCGGCGGGCGCGCGCGCTGGCCGCCGCGATCCGCCGCGCCGCCGAACCGGGCCGCCGCGTCGCGCTCCTCGCCCCGCAGGACCACCACTACGTCGCCGGTTTCCTCGGCGCGATGTACGCCCGGGTCATCGGCGTGCCGCTGTTCTCGCCCGACCTGCCCGGCCACGGCGACCGGCTCCGCGCGGTCTACGACGACGCCGAACCCGACGTCGTCGTCACCACGAGCGCCGCGCTGCCGGCCGTCCGGGCGTTCCTGGCCGGCGACGGCGTGCGCCCCGCCGAGATCGTCGTCGCGGACGAGGTCGACGCGTCGCTCGACTGGACGCCCGAGCCGATCGACCCCGACGACGTCGCGTACCTGCAGTACACGTCGGGTTCGACCCGCACCCCCGCCGGGGTGATCATCACGCACGGGAACTTCGCGACGAACGCCGAGCAGCTGTGGCGGACGTTCGAGGGGATCCCGCGGGAGTCGACCGGGGTGAACTGGCTGCCGGTGTTCCACGACATGGGCCTGGTGACGACGGTCGCGCTGCCGCTGGTGTACGGCAACCCGGGCGTCATCATGGACCCGGTCGCGTTCATCATGCGGCCCGTCCGCTGGCTGGAACTGCTGAGCGGGCAGGAGCACGCGTTCACCGGCGGCCCGAACTTCGCCTACGAGTACCTCACCGCGCAGGTCACCGACGAGGAGAAGGCGGGCCTCGACCTCAGCGGCGTCCAGGTGTTCATGAACGGCGCGGAGCCGATCCGGGAGAGCACCCTCACCGGCTTCTACGAGGCGTTCAAGGACTGCGGGCTGCGCAAAGAGGCGCAGGTGTGCGCCTACGGCCTCGCCGAGGCGACCGTGTACGTGTCGGCGTCGTCCCGGTTCCAGGAGCCGACGCGCACCGCGTTCGACCACGAGGCGCTGCGCCGCGGCGTCGCCGACCCGTGCGCCGCGGACGCGCCCGGCGCGATCCAGCTCCTGGCGTGCGGCACGTCCTACGGGCAGCACGTCGTGATCGTCGACCCGGAGACCGGCGTCCGGCAGGCGGACGGGACGGTCGGCGAGATCTGGGTGCACGGCCCGAACGTCGCCGCCGGCTACTGGGGACGCCCCGAGGCGACGAGGGAGACGTTCCAGGCGGAACTGGCCGGGACGATCGGGGACCTGCCGCGCGGCCCGTGGCTGCGCACCGGCGACCTCGGCGTCCTGCACGCCGGTGAGCTGTTCGTCACCGGCCGCATCAAGGACCTCGTCATCGTCGACGGCCGCAACCACTACCCGCAGGACGTCGAGTTCACGGTGTCGAACGCGCACAAGGCGATCCGCGACGAGTACACGTGCGCGGTCGCGGTCGACACCGGCGACACCGAGGGCCTCGTCGTGATCGCCGAGCGGAACCGGCGCGTCCCGATCGCCCTGCTCGACACGGACGAGGTCGCGCAGGCCGTCCGGACCGCGGTGAAGAAGGAGCACGACCTGCGCGTGCACGACTTCGTCCTGATCGAGCCCGGCGGCCTGCTGCGCACCAGCAGCGGCAAGATCGCCCGGTCGGCGTGCCGGAAGGCGTACCTGGACGGGACGCTGCCGCGCACCGGCGACGCCTGA
- a CDS encoding selenocysteine-specific translation elongation factor, whose amino-acid sequence MTMHVVATAGHVDHGKSTLVRALTGMEPDRLEEERRRGLTIELGFAWTAAPDGGAIAFVDVPGHERLVTTMLAGVGPVPAVLFVVAADQGWQRQSAEHLAVLDALGVRHALLAVTRCDLAGGAAVRRTREDALARIAATSLGEVEAVEVSGATGAGLPGLRAALGRLTAGLPAPDRDADVRLWTDRVFTVRGRGTVVTGTLGAGTVRVGDRLACGGGAFRVRGLQSLKEDRREVGAVARVAVNLHGDGEIGRGAALLTPDRWLTADVVDVRLRGAPARDLPPRLTLHAGSAAVPVHVRPLGDDTARLKLGRALPLRVGDVALLRDPGRHRVPAGITVLDVRPPPFARRGAAAARAAELTALSGRPDGAAELRRRGLVRRAELIAMGVPPPCEPVAGDWLADPGHWADLRERLVAAVEERARRDPADPGLPADAARRALGLPERALVEALADGLRHRDGRLYATGAAPELPPRVRAAVDAVRRDLAAAPFHAPDANRLAELGLTPKLLAAAAAAGALLKVADGIVLLPGDDARAAARLAELDPPFTLSEARRALGITRRTAVPLLEHLDARGYTVRVDDRRRRCRDPERTP is encoded by the coding sequence ATGACCATGCACGTCGTGGCGACGGCGGGGCACGTCGATCACGGGAAGTCGACGCTGGTGCGGGCGCTCACCGGGATGGAACCCGACCGGCTCGAGGAGGAGCGGCGGCGCGGACTGACGATCGAGCTCGGGTTCGCCTGGACGGCCGCGCCGGACGGCGGCGCGATCGCGTTCGTCGACGTGCCGGGGCACGAACGGCTCGTCACGACGATGCTCGCGGGGGTGGGGCCGGTCCCGGCCGTGCTGTTCGTCGTCGCCGCCGACCAGGGCTGGCAGCGGCAGTCGGCGGAGCACCTCGCCGTGCTGGACGCGCTGGGGGTGCGGCACGCGCTGCTCGCCGTCACCCGCTGCGACCTCGCCGGCGGGGCGGCCGTCCGGCGGACCCGCGAGGACGCGCTGGCCCGCATCGCCGCGACGTCCCTCGGGGAGGTCGAGGCCGTCGAGGTCAGCGGCGCGACCGGCGCGGGCCTGCCCGGGCTGCGCGCGGCCCTCGGCCGGCTCACCGCCGGGCTGCCCGCCCCCGACCGGGACGCCGACGTACGGCTGTGGACCGACCGGGTGTTCACCGTGCGGGGGCGCGGGACCGTCGTGACCGGCACCCTCGGCGCGGGCACCGTCCGGGTCGGCGACCGGCTCGCGTGCGGCGGCGGCGCGTTCCGCGTGCGGGGCCTGCAGAGCCTCAAGGAGGACCGGCGCGAGGTCGGCGCGGTCGCCCGCGTCGCCGTCAACCTGCACGGCGACGGCGAGATCGGGCGCGGCGCGGCGCTGCTCACCCCGGACCGCTGGCTCACCGCGGACGTCGTCGACGTGCGGCTGCGCGGCGCCCCGGCCCGCGACCTGCCGCCCCGGCTCACCCTGCACGCCGGTTCGGCCGCCGTCCCCGTGCACGTGCGGCCCCTCGGCGACGACACCGCGCGGCTGAAGCTGGGACGGGCGCTGCCGCTGCGCGTCGGCGACGTCGCGCTGCTGCGCGACCCCGGGCGGCACCGCGTCCCCGCCGGGATCACCGTTCTGGACGTCCGCCCGCCGCCGTTCGCCCGGCGCGGGGCGGCCGCCGCGCGCGCCGCGGAACTGACCGCGCTGTCCGGACGGCCGGACGGTGCCGCCGAGCTGCGCCGCCGCGGGCTGGTGCGGCGCGCGGAGCTGATCGCGATGGGCGTCCCGCCGCCGTGCGAGCCCGTCGCCGGGGACTGGCTCGCCGACCCCGGGCACTGGGCCGACCTGCGCGAACGCCTCGTTGCGGCCGTCGAGGAGCGCGCCCGCCGCGACCCGGCCGACCCCGGGCTGCCCGCCGACGCCGCCCGCCGCGCCCTCGGCCTGCCCGAGCGCGCCCTCGTCGAGGCGCTCGCGGACGGTCTCCGGCACCGCGACGGCCGCCTCTACGCCACCGGCGCCGCCCCCGAACTGCCGCCGCGCGTCCGCGCCGCGGTGGACGCGGTCCGCCGCGACCTCGCCGCGGCGCCGTTCCACGCGCCCGACGCGAACCGGCTCGCCGAACTCGGGCTCACCCCGAAGCTGCTCGCCGCGGCCGCTGCCGCGGGCGCTCTGCTCAAGGTCGCCGACGGCATCGTGCTGCTGCCGGGAGACGACGCCCGCGCCGCCGCCCGGCTCGCCGAACTCGACCCGCCGTTCACCCTCAGCGAGGCCCGCCGCGCGCTCGGCATCACCCGCCGCACGGCCGTCCCGCTGCTGGAGCACCTGGACGCCCGCGGCTACACGGTCCGTGTGGACGACCGGCGCCGCCGCTGCCGCGACCCCGAGAGGACACCATGA